One segment of Candidatus Gracilibacteria bacterium DNA contains the following:
- the murB gene encoding UDP-N-acetylmuramate dehydrogenase has translation MDILQKNVDITELSNYKTPAITEYFFEINSEEDIDNIFNIYKWASKKDIPVLIVSGGTNMLFAFDIYPGVIIKNNLSGWTYNTETKILETYSQELIWTIAFELEDRYNQDLWHRFIGLPGTVGGAIYGNAGCFGLETENNFLDCRLINLKTGEKLILQKEEMNFEYRDSLLKQEKIYFIIDARFDLSQKIEKYHSDVDNIDFRDNKQPKGNSCGSFFKNPNKEISAGALIEKVGLKGYAIGGAYYSQQHANFLMHDGHGTYKDLIQLIELAQKRVFESTGIQLVNEVQIITI, from the coding sequence ATGGATATTTTACAAAAAAACGTAGACATAACAGAATTATCAAATTATAAAACTCCAGCTATTACTGAATATTTTTTTGAAATTAATTCTGAAGAAGATATAGACAATATCTTTAATATTTATAAGTGGGCATCAAAAAAAGATATTCCAGTCTTAATAGTGAGTTGAGGTACTAATATGTTGTTTGCTTTTGATATATATCCATGAGTTATAATCAAAAATAATCTCTCTTGATGGACATATAATACAGAAACTAAAATACTAGAAACTTATTCTCAAGAGCTTATTTGGACAATAGCATTTGAGCTAGAGGATAGGTATAATCAAGACTTGTGGCATAGATTTATAGGACTTCCCTGAACGGTATGATGAGCAATATATTGAAATGCTTGATGTTTTTGACTTGAGACTGAAAATAATTTTTTAGATTGTAGACTTATAAATCTAAAAACTTGAGAAAAGTTGATACTTCAAAAAGAAGAAATGAACTTTGAGTATAGAGATTCTCTCTTAAAGCAGGAGAAGATATATTTTATAATAGATGCGAGATTTGATCTCTCACAAAAAATTGAAAAATATCATAGTGATGTCGATAATATAGATTTTAGAGACAATAAACAACCAAAATGAAATAGCTGTTGAAGTTTTTTCAAAAATCCTAATAAAGAAATTTCAGCTGGAGCATTGATCGAAAAAGTTTGATTGAAATGATATGCAATTTGAGGTGCATATTACTCTCAACAACATGCAAATTTTCTTATGCATGATGGACATGGTACATATAAAGATTTGATTCAACTTATTGAACTTGCACAAAAAAGAGTTTTCGAATCAACAGGGATCCAGTTAGTAAATGAAGTACAAATAATAACAATATAG
- a CDS encoding rRNA pseudouridine synthase: protein MTIMRLQKYMSQAGICSRRKAEEYIKLGQVFINDKVAELGQSIDSETDSVRLGSQAQMKQQEFVYYVYNKPRGIETTCAQKGGSSIIDVIDIPERVFPVGRLDKESTGLIVLSNDGRMTNYLTHPRYGHEKEYVVETFGSLGDEQLESMRHGVDIEGYVTKDCHVERIAAGKFSIVLTEGKNRQIRRMVESVGSKVKKLKRIRVENLKLGTLVEGEYRKFKNSEKDQLFKKLGIK, encoded by the coding sequence ATGACAATAATGCGACTACAAAAATACATGAGTCAGGCTTGAATCTGTTCTCGTAGAAAAGCTGAAGAATACATAAAATTGGGACAAGTATTTATAAATGATAAAGTTGCAGAGCTATGACAATCCATAGATTCAGAAACAGATTCAGTTCGTTTGTGATCCCAGGCTCAAATGAAACAACAGGAGTTTGTCTATTATGTATACAATAAACCTAGAGGCATAGAAACTACCTGTGCTCAAAAATGAGGGAGTTCAATCATAGATGTAATAGACATACCTGAAAGAGTTTTTCCAGTTTGAAGACTTGATAAAGAATCTACAGGACTTATTGTTCTGAGTAATGATGGAAGAATGACAAACTATTTGACACATCCTCGTTATTGACACGAAAAAGAATATGTCGTAGAGACTTTTGGTTCCCTTGGAGATGAGCAATTAGAATCTATGAGACATTGAGTAGACATCGAATGATATGTTACGAAAGATTGTCATGTTGAACGTATAGCAGCCTGAAAATTTTCAATTGTTCTGACAGAGTGAAAAAATAGACAAATCAGAAGAATGGTAGAATCAGTTGGAAGTAAGGTAAAAAAACTAAAAAGAATTAGAGTTGAAAACCTCAAGCTTTGAACACTCGTTGAATGAGAGTATAGAAAATTTAAAAATTCTGAAAAAGATCAACTTTTTAAAAAATTGTGAATTAAATAA